The following coding sequences are from one Brienomyrus brachyistius isolate T26 chromosome 2, BBRACH_0.4, whole genome shotgun sequence window:
- the LOC125712556 gene encoding uncharacterized protein LOC125712556 produces the protein MELQGVRPARFSFSRKSQPSLPCCNKAIQSLQFEISKLRKQLEGSEWKSNQSDSNGEPPLGQEDLLHPYKCHTSFSRTVHHDADEKSEGEEMKAAEREVQEVIRAAKDEQIRPASTKQAASFRRSRPERGASTRFMDSQCMPTQHKHSHIPASFAAGVGVLGGPTLRGPYTGTPYRISCDTDGQEKPSFLSPRLIPSAGANYTGIPVDQNLNCWPLGYQLRDPPPTKKQLYWCLCRGCPCSAVWPPEELYYLTPTSDPFYHV, from the exons ATGGAACTTCAGGGTGTCCGACCAGCAAGGTTCTCCTTCTCCAGGAAAAGCCAACCTTCTCTACCATGCTGCAA TAAAGCCATCCAATCCCTGCAATTTGAAATAAGCAAGTTGAGGAAACAGCTGGAAGGCAGCGAATGGAAGTCTAATCAATCCGATTCAAATGGGGAGCCCCCTTTGGGTCAGGAGGACCTCCTACACCCTTATAAATGCCACACTTCTTTTTCCAG AACTGTACACCATGACGCAGATGAAAAGTCAGAGGGAGAGGAAATGAAAGCAGCAGAACGAGAAGTACAGGAAGTAATACGGGCAGCGAAAGACGAGCAGATCAGACCAGCTTCTACAAAGCAGGCAGCTTCCTTCAGGCGATCAAGACCTGAACGTGGTGCCT CCACAAGGTTTATGGATTCCCAGTGTATGCCCACACAGCACAAGCACAGTCACATCCCAGCATCCTTTGCTGCAGGGGTGGGCGTGCTGGGAGGCCCCACTCTGAGAGGACCGTACACGG GGACACCGTACAGAATTTCCTGTGACACGGATGGACAGGAGAAGCCAAGCTTCCTGAGTCCGAGGCTCATCCCAAGCGCTGGAGCGAATTATACCG GCATCCCAGTGGACCAAAATCTAAACTGTTGGCCTCTGGGTTACCAGCTGAGGGACCCCCCTCCCACTAAAAAACAACTCTACTGGTGTCTGTGCCGGGGGTGTCCCTGCAGTGCAGTGTGGCCTCCTGAAGAGCT GTATTACTTAACGCCCACCTCTGACCCATTTTATCACGTCTAG